The Candidatus Poribacteria bacterium genome contains a region encoding:
- a CDS encoding DUF4340 domain-containing protein, whose protein sequence is MNFRTTLVIIVLLIGIGGAYYLFFQEPSDQPTENEKPAIHQVYGVARDAVQQVEIAFADAAYQNLKLVKDTTGNWRLTAPFQADADSESVSQMLDDILNKGIKQTLEVTELAQYGLDTPSITLSLWTEGDSSAATFFIGKKAINFSVYVKEKSEKHIFLIESSALDDLTKSPTDLRDRSVIKFNPATVSSIQFIHRNSGSTGQPSTINCEKRDGTWHVIHPIKAEADVQEIETLLSELRSLKVSSFETDGPDANVLTRLEKSGLDDPRIQMKLIDDDKTYMLGIGASVSYENGRQGRVYAKVAVYQDAIYTVAEDIYNILNKSVFDLRDKRVIDFQRIDTVRIEIKQDEETTVCTKNLDNIWELKTPTGKLKTDAKAVDDLLFGVDSLEAVAFVDDATKNLASYGLASPSIRVGFTQRGEDEPVVLLIGDHTQDGTVYVKPEQSNQVTRVKRDLIDNIALGPAWLRDKQVLNFHIDNAIRLTSTLPGETPFTCQRLGTNWRLTAPVREDANNAEVNAIIYELDNLMVDAFVGNQSIPTDAATGLDKPNMQLTVELRNQKVYTLQVGNQVEASGRFYARLQHEPNLIFLLNTELIPKLKTTLERVRTSEE, encoded by the coding sequence GTGAACTTCCGAACAACGCTTGTCATCATTGTTCTCCTCATAGGCATTGGTGGGGCGTACTACCTGTTTTTTCAGGAACCGTCAGATCAGCCGACTGAAAACGAGAAGCCTGCGATTCATCAGGTCTACGGCGTGGCACGCGATGCAGTTCAACAGGTGGAAATTGCGTTCGCAGATGCGGCCTATCAAAATCTGAAATTGGTAAAAGATACAACGGGTAACTGGCGACTCACCGCCCCATTTCAGGCAGATGCAGACAGCGAGAGCGTCAGCCAAATGTTAGATGACATCCTCAACAAAGGGATCAAGCAGACCCTTGAAGTGACGGAGTTAGCACAGTATGGACTGGATACACCGAGTATAACACTCTCGCTTTGGACAGAAGGAGATTCCTCGGCAGCAACTTTCTTTATCGGCAAAAAAGCAATTAACTTTTCTGTCTATGTCAAAGAGAAGTCGGAAAAACATATTTTTCTCATCGAATCCAGTGCCCTTGATGATCTGACGAAATCCCCGACAGACCTTCGCGACCGGTCAGTTATTAAGTTCAATCCGGCAACAGTCTCAAGTATTCAGTTTATACATAGGAATTCAGGTTCCACCGGTCAACCAAGCACAATTAATTGTGAAAAACGAGACGGGACATGGCACGTTATACATCCAATCAAAGCCGAAGCAGATGTCCAAGAAATTGAAACTTTGCTTTCGGAATTGCGTTCACTGAAAGTGTCATCCTTTGAAACTGACGGTCCTGATGCCAATGTCCTCACACGGTTAGAAAAGTCCGGTTTAGATGATCCACGTATCCAGATGAAACTCATAGATGACGATAAGACTTACATGCTTGGCATCGGTGCTTCAGTTTCCTATGAAAACGGCAGGCAGGGACGCGTCTATGCCAAGGTTGCCGTTTATCAAGATGCCATCTACACTGTGGCTGAAGACATCTATAATATTCTCAATAAATCTGTTTTTGATCTCCGGGATAAGCGGGTTATTGACTTTCAACGCATCGATACGGTTCGCATTGAAATCAAACAAGATGAGGAGACAACTGTTTGCACGAAAAACCTTGATAACATCTGGGAATTGAAAACGCCAACAGGAAAACTAAAAACAGACGCGAAGGCAGTAGACGACCTACTTTTCGGCGTAGATTCTCTTGAGGCTGTCGCATTTGTCGATGATGCTACCAAAAACCTTGCATCTTATGGATTAGCATCACCGTCAATCCGAGTTGGGTTCACGCAACGCGGTGAAGACGAGCCAGTAGTCCTACTCATCGGAGACCATACGCAGGACGGAACCGTCTATGTCAAACCTGAGCAGTCAAACCAAGTCACCCGTGTGAAACGTGATTTAATCGATAATATCGCCTTGGGGCCAGCGTGGTTACGGGATAAACAGGTCCTCAACTTCCATATTGACAACGCAATTCGGCTTACTTCGACCTTGCCTGGGGAAACACCTTTCACATGCCAACGTCTGGGGACGAACTGGCGACTCACCGCACCGGTACGCGAGGATGCAAACAACGCCGAAGTGAACGCCATCATTTACGAACTTGATAATTTGATGGTAGACGCATTTGTAGGGAACCAATCCATACCTACCGATGCTGCCACAGGTTTAGACAAACCGAACATGCAGCTGACCGTCGAGCTGCGGAACCAGAAAGTATATACTTTGCAAGTCGGAAACCAAGTAGAAGCGTCCGGGCGTTTCTACGCCCGACTTCAGCATGAACCGAATTTAATTTTTCTGCTCAATACAGAACTCATCCCAAAACTGAAAACAACACTTGAACGGGTCCGTACTTCGGAAGAGTAA
- a CDS encoding glycosyltransferase family 2 protein, which produces MQTYIIATAYFFFIVQLLIITRSFFYARSERNARRPDYTPKAAIIAPHYGWDADTAEHVKGLLHQDYAGAYEVFFVTHQKADSGHDVSYPHLCEIAEPHPNIHVLLAPNIVDNNLPRSQKVQNLITVIEKLPDDIEVIAFVDADVAIREDWLTLLVNPLQESDIGTTVGGRFYFPQTWNIASLVESIWVNFQMSIQGDHPLTMVWGGSNAFRREMLEKAQILERWEQATIEDLNTTLAMQDVKHKVHFVPDCVAITHTANRTWNQVIEFTNRQMIMTFHMGLWRQWLASLVVFLPKGLFVFGSIPFLFHRRELLPVIFILFLEALSYRLYSKNLPRWLQNMPKVRQTIGISSYVTSVSVFLAGLNAVYAIFQRKITWGGVRYEILSATKCRVLGAVKRKQKDNA; this is translated from the coding sequence ATGCAGACGTACATTATCGCAACGGCTTATTTTTTCTTCATTGTCCAACTACTCATCATTACGCGATCTTTTTTTTACGCGCGGAGCGAACGCAACGCGAGGCGACCGGACTACACACCAAAGGCAGCAATCATCGCACCGCATTACGGATGGGACGCTGACACAGCAGAACATGTCAAAGGCCTTCTACATCAAGACTACGCAGGCGCGTACGAGGTTTTCTTCGTCACACACCAAAAAGCGGATTCAGGACATGATGTCTCTTATCCACACCTCTGTGAAATTGCCGAACCGCATCCAAACATCCATGTGTTATTAGCACCGAACATCGTTGACAACAACTTACCGCGCTCACAAAAAGTACAGAACCTCATAACGGTGATAGAAAAACTCCCCGACGATATCGAAGTTATCGCATTTGTGGATGCAGATGTCGCTATTCGTGAAGACTGGTTAACGTTGCTTGTGAATCCGCTCCAAGAATCCGATATAGGGACGACTGTCGGTGGACGGTTCTATTTCCCGCAAACATGGAACATCGCGTCCCTTGTGGAATCCATCTGGGTTAACTTTCAGATGAGCATCCAGGGCGATCATCCACTCACAATGGTGTGGGGAGGTTCCAATGCCTTCCGACGTGAGATGCTCGAAAAAGCACAAATTCTTGAACGTTGGGAACAGGCAACAATCGAAGACCTTAACACGACGCTCGCCATGCAAGATGTTAAACATAAGGTGCATTTTGTCCCCGATTGTGTCGCAATAACACACACTGCCAATCGCACATGGAACCAAGTTATCGAGTTTACGAACCGCCAGATGATTATGACGTTTCACATGGGACTTTGGCGGCAATGGCTTGCGAGTCTTGTTGTGTTTCTGCCAAAAGGTCTCTTTGTGTTCGGATCAATCCCATTTCTATTCCATAGAAGAGAATTACTACCGGTCATCTTTATCCTTTTTCTCGAAGCACTCAGCTATCGGCTCTATTCCAAAAACTTACCGCGTTGGCTCCAAAACATGCCCAAGGTCCGGCAGACAATCGGCATCTCCTCCTACGTCACCTCAGTTAGCGTATTTCTCGCGGGTCTCAATGCTGTATATGCTATCTTTCAACGCAAAATCACCTGGGGTGGGGTACGATATGA